From a region of the Salvelinus namaycush isolate Seneca chromosome 40, SaNama_1.0, whole genome shotgun sequence genome:
- the LOC120033418 gene encoding retinol dehydrogenase 7-like: MFLYLLGLVVFYYLYRWFREIPRVPDKGDKYVYITGCDSGFGNLLARHLDKLGFCVIASCFTEKGEEDLRKACSDRFTTLHLDVKKNESVDKAAALIKDKVGARGLWAVVNNAGVAIPSAPCDWLTIDDYKSMLDVNLNGVIAVTLSVLPLIKKARGRVVNVASVFGRISPVGGPYTVSKYGVEAFNDSLRRNMVPFGVKVLCIEPGFFKTTVTDSIVLGKSIKQLWEKMPQEVRDDYGPDYLDKVDVMMREKLAKMSDADLMKVVSCMEHAISAVRPRTRYSPGWDAKLFWIPMSYMPTGFADWLLLKEAILPAKAVN, encoded by the exons ATGTTCCTGTACCTCCTTGGGCTGGTGGTGTTTTACTACCTGTACCGCTGGTTCCGGGAGATCCCCAGAGTCCCAGACAAAGGAGACAAATATGTCTACATCACAGGGTGTGACTCAGGTTTCGGCAACCTACTGGCCAGACATCTGGACAAGCTGGGTTTCTGTGTGATCGCATCCTGCTtcacagagaagggagaggaagaTCTGAGGAAGGCCTGTTCAGACAGATTCACCACCCTCCACCTGGATGTCAAAAAGAACGAGAGCGTCGACAAAGCAGCTGCTTTGATTAAAGACAAAGTTGGGGCTAGGG GCCTGTGGGCTGTGGTGAACAACGCAGGTGTGGCCATCCCCTCGGCCCCCTGTGATTGGCTGACCATTGATGACTACAAGTCCATGCTGGACGTGAACCTGAACGGGGTCATCGCAGTCACCCTGAGTGTGCTGCCCCTCATCAAGAAGGCCAGGGGTCGTGTGGTCAACGTAGCCAGTGTGTTCGGCAGGATCAGTCCAGTCGGAGGACCTTACACCGTGTCTAAGTATGGAGTGGAGGCCTTCAATGACAGTCTCAG GAGAAACATGGTACCTTTCGGAGTCAAAGTCCTCTGCATTGAGCCAGGCTTTTTCAAGACCACCGTGACTGACTCGATAGTCCTGGGGAAAAGCATCAAGCAGCTGTGGGAGAAGATGCCACAAGAAGTCAGAGATGATTATGGACCTGATTATTTGGACAAGG TGGACGTGATGATGAGGGAGAAGCTTGCCAAGATGTCTGACGCTGACCTGATGAAGGTGGTGAGCTGTATGGAGCACGCTATCTCTGCAGTCCGTCCTCGCACCCGCTACTCACCAGGGTGGGACGCCAAGCTCTTCTGGATCCCTATGTCCTACATGCCAACCGGGTTTGCCGACTGGCTACTGCTCAAGGAAGCCATCCTACCAGCCAAGGCTGTCAACTAA
- the LOC120033344 gene encoding ATP synthase subunit beta, mitochondrial has protein sequence MLGAVGRCCTGALQALKPGVQPLKALVGSPSVLGRRDYSAPAAAAAFAHGRIVAVIGAVVDVQFDEGLPPILNALEVAGRESRLVLEVAQHLGENTVRTIAMDGTEGLVRGQKVVDTGDPIRIPVGPETLGRIMNVIGEPIDERGPISTKQTAAIHAEAPEFTDMSVEQEILVTGIKVVDLLAPYAKGGKIGLFGGAGVGKTVLIMELINNVAKAHGGYSVFAGVGERTREGNDLYHEMIESGVINLKDDTSKVALVYGQMNEPPGARARVALTGLTVAEYFRDQEGQDVLLFIDNIFRFTQAGSEVSALLGRIPSAVGYQPTLATDMGTMQERITTTKKGSITSVQAIYVPADDLTDPAPATTFAHLDATTVLSRAIAELGIYPAVDPLDSTSRIMDPNIVGAEHYDVARGVQKILQDYKSLQDIIAILGMDELSEEDKLIVSRARKIQRFLSQPFQVAEVFTGHAGKLVPLKETISGFQSILNGEYDALPEQAFYMVGPIEEVVEKAAQMAKDLA, from the exons ATGTTAGGAGCTGTGGGACGCTGCTGCACCGGGGCTCTCCAGGCACTTAAGCCTGGGGTCCAGCCCCTGAAGGCCCTTGTTGGATCGCCATCTGTCCTTGGAC GCAGAGACTACTCTGcacctgctgctgctgccgcctTTGCCCATGGCAGGATCGTAGCAGTCATCGGTGCCGTCGTCGACGTCCAGTTCGATGAGGGCCTCCCACCCATCCTCAATGCCCTGGAAGTCGCTGGGCGTGAGTCCAGGCTAGTCCTGGAGGTGGCACAGCATCTTG GTGAGAACACTGTGCGTACCATTGCCATGGATGGTACAGAAGGTCTTGTCCGTGGACAGAAGGTTGTGGACACTGGCGATCCCATCAGAATCCCAGTGGGTCCCGAGACCCTAGGCAGAATCATGAATGTCATTGGAGAGCCCATTGATGAGAGGGGACCAATCTCCACCAAGCA GACCGCAGCCATCCATGCTGAGGCCCCAGAGTTCACTGACATGAGTGTGGAGCAGGAGATTCTGGTAACTGGCATCAAGGTGGTAGATTTGCTGGCTCCCTACGCCAAGGGAGGCAAAATTG GTCTGTTCGGTGGTGCTGGTGTGGGCAAGACTGTGTTGATCATGGAGCTGATTAACAATGTGGCCAAGGCCCATGGTGGTTACTCTGTGTTTGCCGGAGTGGGAGAGCGTACCCGCGAGGGAAATGACTTGTACCACGAGATGATTGAGTCGGGTGTCATCAACCTGAAGGATGACACCTCCAAG GTGGCTCTGGTGTATGGACAAATGAACGAGCCCCCAGGCGCCCGTGCCCGTGTGGCTCTGACTGGTCTGACTGTGGCTGAGTATTTCCGTGACCAGGAGGGTCAGGATGTGCTGCTCTTCATCGATAACATCTTCCGCTTCACCCAGGCTGGCTCCGAGGTGTCTGCCCTGCTGGGTCGTATCCCCTCCGCTGTGGGTTACCAGCCCACCCTTGCCACTGACATGGGTACCATGCAGGAGAGAATCACCACCACCAAGAAGGGTTCCATCACCTCTGTGCAG GCCATCTATGTGCCGGCTGACGATTTGACTGATCCCGCCCCTGCCACCACCTTCGCTCACTTGGATGCCACCACTGTGCTGTCCCGTGCCATCGCTGAGCTGGGTATCTACCCCGCTGTGGATCCCCTGGATTCCACCTCCCGTATCATGGACCCCAACATTGTCGGCGCTGAGCACTATGACGTTGCTCGTGGCGTGCAGAAGATCCTCCAG GACTACAAGTCCCTGCAGGATATCATTGCCATCCTGGGTATGGATGAGTTGTCTGAGGAGGACAAGCTGATTGTCTCTCGTGCCCGCAAGATCCAGCGTTTCCTGTCCCAGCCCTTCCAGGTGGCAGAGGTATTCACCGGTCACGCTGGCAAGCTGGTGCCACTCAAGGAGACCATCAGTGGCTTCCAGAGCATTCTAAATG GTGAGTACGATGCCTTGCCCGAGCAGGCTTTCTACATGGTCGGACCCATCGAGGAGGTGGTTGAGAAGGCTGCACAGATGGCGAAGGATCTCGCATAA
- the LOC120033217 gene encoding collagen alpha-1(XXVIII) chain-like, whose translation MVATKEPSGNPVLHSLWAQDDYDERTGDRRGKNKLLTTNVIPKNGQSLLNEGCGLELAFLVDSSESAKDNHAQEKMFATDVVERLQEVKLQMGRALSSRAALLQFSSHVIIEQTFKQWRGVANFKARIAPIRYIGHGTYTTYAITNLTKIYMEESGPGSIRVAILLTDGIPHPRNPDIFSAVADAKNQGVKFFMVGITPAANDASNVAQLRQLASSPANRYLHNLQDRGIVDKVIKEITELADEGCPLAPNCTCDKGERGPIGLQGKKGNSGDDGNPGVKGSKGESGLSGLPGQDGEEGKPGYKGEQGERGECGTPGTKGDRGPEGPVGIRGNRGLQGLPGPNGDVGPEGLMGKKGERGLSGPPGIQGETGIGLPGPKGDVGFQGRLGPPGPPGLGEPGLPGTQGPQGVQGEKGPIGEGFAGPKGDRGLEGPRGPRGQPGAGIKGDEGGFGTPGFPGPVGLPGLGIQGEKGIEGPRGPPGGRGPQGDGYPGPKGDQGLPGELGSTGERGAGEPGAKGEPGASGLAGFPGLPGEDGAPGQKGEQGVGGLRGPEGAAGIGTQGEKGDQGQRGIRGLGGPPGIAGPSGAKGEPGTPGRLGMPGHPGRGITGPKGDLGPPGPSGPLGETGYGLPGPKGDRGGPGPSGPFGPKGYGYPGPMGTPGLPGLPGEPGLEGLGIPGPKGDIGFRGLPGLAGPPGEGLQGLPGGIGRPGTPGPTGPPGQGIQGPKGEAGSQGVTGPRGPPGEGFPGAKGDRGSGGERGLKGVKGDLGDRGVPGQSGTPGFKGDMGISREVIITLIKEICGCGIKCKERPMELVFVIDSSESVGPENFEIIKDFVAALVDRVTVGRNATRIGLVLYSLEVKLEFNLARYMTKQDVKQAIRNIPYIGEGTHTGTAIRKATQDAFYSSRKGVSKVAIVITDGQTDKREPVKLDIAVREAHAANIEMYALGIVNTSDPTQSEFLRELNLIASDPDSEHMYLIDDFNTLPALESKLVSKFCEDENGGPIYNRVTNGYRNGKNRNYGNGNYGIGYGTTNQGDFNNGRRTVTTTSTQSQGGRVDLTQPINPGTATMEQRKGGQDGGIYTSDWETGHGDVPTLNRNTSSSSRESSSSNIRGSSSSSSSSGTSSSSSGSSGSVQLVPAPRPKLPKEFVPLDPRCALVLDQGPCRDYKMRWYYDKQANACAQFWYGACEGNQNRFDTEEECKRTCVQERAGIV comes from the exons ATGGTTGCAACTAAAGAGCCCTCAGGGAACCCAGT ACTCCACAGTCTCTGGGCTCAGGATGACTATGATGAGAGAACCGGGGACAGGAGAGGCAAGAACAAACTACTGACAAccaacgtcatacccaagaatggCCAAT CACTTTTGAACGAGGGCTGTGGCCTGGAGCTGGCCTTCCTGGTGGACAGCTCGGAGAGCGCCAAGGACAACCACGCCCAGGAGAAGATGTTCGCCACAGATGTGGTTGAACGCCTGCAGGAGGTCAAGCTCCAGATGGGCCGGGCTCTCAGCTCGCGAGCCGCCCTCCTGCAGTTCAGCAGCCATGTGATCATTGAGCAGACCTTCAAGCAGTGGAGGGGGGTGGCTAACTTCAAGGCTCGCATCGCGCCCATCAGATACATCGGCCACGGCACCTACACCACCTATGCCATCACCAACCTTACCAAGATCTACATGGAGGAGTCAGGGCCGGGGAGCATCAGGGTGGCCATACTGCTGACGGACGGCATCCCCCACCCCAGAAACCCAGACATCTTCTCCGCCGTGGCTGACGCCAAAAACCAGGGCGTGAAGTTCTTCATGGTGGGCATCACGCCCGCAGCCAATGACGCCTCCAACGTGGCACAGCTTCGCCAGCTGGCCAGCTCCCCAGCCAATCGCTACCTACATAACCTTCAGGACAGGGGCATCGTGGACAAGGTCATCAAAGAGATC ACAGAGTTGGCTGATGAGGGG TGTCCTCTGGCCCCGAATTGTACGTGTGACAAGGGAGAGAGGGGACCCATTGGCCTCCAG GGCAAGAAGGGGAATTCTGGAGATGATGGGAACCCAGGTGTTAAAGGATCAAAG GGTGAGAGCGGACTCAGTGGACTTCCTGGTCAAGATGGGGAAGAG GGCAAGCCGGGCTACAAAGGAGAGCAG ggggagagaggagaatgtgGCACGCCTGGAACCAAAGGAGACAGG GGGCCTGAGGGGCCAGTTGGCATCAGGGGAAACAGAGGGCTACAG GGGTTACCTGGTCCAAATGGCGATGTCGGGCCTGAGGGTCTCATGGGGAAAAAG ggTGAGCGGGGACTTTCTGGGCCACCTGGAATCCAAGGAGAAACTGGGATCGGGCTTCCTGGACCCAAG ggtgatgTGGGGTTCCAGGGGCGACTGGGGCCTCCAGGACCACCTGGCTTAGGGGAACCTGGACTACCG GGGACTCAAGGGCCACAGGGCGTCCAAGGAGAGAAGGGTCCTATAGGAGAAGGCTTCGCCGGGCCAAAG GGGGACCGGGGTCTGGAGGGCCCAAGGGGGCCCAGAGGACAGCCCGGCGCTGGAATCAAAGGAGACGAG GGTGGCTTTGGCACTCCAGGTTTTCCAGGGCCTGTCGGCCTGCCAGGGCTGGGCATTCAGGGGGAGAAG GGTATAGAGGGGCCTCGGGGGCCACCAGGGGGCAGGGGCCCACAAGGAGATGGCTATCCAGGGCCCAAG GGTGACCAGGGCTTACCAGGGGAGCTAGGttcaacaggagagagaggggctggTGAACCTGGGGCAAAG GGTGAGCCAGGAGCGTCAGGATTGGCTGGTTTTCCTGGCCTCCCAGGAGAGGATGGGGCCCCGGGACAGAAG GGTGAACAAGGTGTTGGTGGTCTGAGGGGGCCAGAGGGAGCTGCGGGGATTGGCACTCAGGGTGAGAAG GGAGACCAGGGCCAGAGGGGCATTCGGGGCTTGGGTGGACCTCCTGGAATCGCTGGGCCCTCTGGAGCAAAG GGGGAGCCTGGGACACCAGGTCGACTGGGTATGCCAGGACATCCAGGGCGGGGCATCACAGGACCTAAG GGTGATCTTGGCCCACCTGGTCCATCTGGACCGTTAGGGGAGACAGGCTACGGGCTGCCTGGTCCTAAG GGTGATCGTGGAGGTCCTGGTCCGTCTGGTCCATTTGGGCCCAAAGGCTATGGTTATCCTGGCCCTATG GGAACTCCTGGTCTACCGGGGCTTCCTGGTGAACCAGGCCTGGAGGGGCTGGGCATCCCTGGACCAAAG GGCGATATTGGCTTCAGGGGCTTGCCAGGTTTAGCAGGCCCCCCCGGCGAGGGGCTACAAGGTCTACCG GGTGGCATTGGACGACCGGGCACACCAGGGCCAACGGGGCCCCCTGGGCAGGGTATTCAGGGCCCAAAG GGCGAGGCAGGGTCTCAGGGCGTGACGGGCCCTCGGGGGCCACCAGGGGAAGGATTCCCAGGGGCCAAG GGTGACCGTGGCTCTGGAGGGGAGAGGGGCCTGAAGGGGGTCAAAGGTGATTTGGGTGACCGTGGAGTTCCTGGCCAATCA GGCACACCAGGATTCAAAGGCGACATGGGCATCTCA AGAGAAGTGATCATTACATTGATCAAGGAGATTTGtg GTTGCGGAATCAAATGCAAGGAGCGGCCCATGGAGCTGGTGTTCGTCATTGACAGCTCGGAGAGCGTTGGGCCGGAGAACTTTGAGATCATCAAGGACTTTGTGGCAGCCCTGGTGGACCGCGTGACGGTGGGCCGCAACGCCACCCGCATCGGCTTGGTCCTCTACAGCCTGGAGGTCAAGCTAGAGTTCAACCTGGCGCGCTACATGACCAAGCAGGACGTCAAACAGGCCATACGAAATATCCCTTATATAGGTGAGGGCACCCACACGGGCACCGCCATCCGCAAGGCCACCCAGGATGCCTTCTACAGCTCTCGCAAGGGGGTCAGTAAAGTGGCTATAGTTATTACGGACGGACAGACGGATAAGCGGGAGCCGGTGAAGCTGGATATTGCGGTGCGGGAGGCGCACGCAGCCAACATCGAGATGTACGCATTGGGGATCGTGAATACGTCTGACCCCACGCAGTCCGAGTTCCTGAGGGAGCTCAACCTGATTGCGTCAGACCCTGATAGTGAACACATGTACCTCATTGATGACTTCAACACGCTGCCAG ctctggAGTCCAAGCTTGTCAGCAAGTTCTGTGAAGACGAGAACGGTGGTCCGATATACAACCGTGTCACCAATGGATACAGGAACGGGAAGAACAGGAACTATGGCAACGGGAACTATGGCATTGGCTATGGGACCACCAACCAGGGGGACTTCAACAACGGGAGGCGAACAGTCACCACTACCAGCACTCAAAGTCAGGGTGGCAGGGTAGACCTAACCCAGCCTATCAACCCTGGCACTGCCACA ATGGAGCAGCGTAAGGGAGGCCAGGATGGAGGTATTTACACCTCAGATTGGGAGACTGGTCACGGGGACGTTCCCACGTTGAACCGCAACACGTCCTCCTCCTCCAGGGAATCCTCATCTTCAAATATAAGAGggtcctcttcatcatcatcatcatcaggaaCGTCATCTTCATCCTCAGGGTCCTCAGGCTCTGTCCAGTTAGTGCCTGCACCACGACCCAAACTTCCCAAAG agtttgtgcctctggaCCCTCGCTGTGCACTGGTCCTAGACCAGGGCCCATGTCGGGATTACAAAATGCGCTGGTACTACGACAAGCAGGCCAACGCATGCGCCCAGTTCTGGTACGGAGCCTGTGAGGGGAACCAGAACCGCTTCGACACAGAGGAGGAGTGCAAGAGGACATGTGTGCAAGAACGAGCCGGTATTGTATAG